From a single Endozoicomonas euniceicola genomic region:
- a CDS encoding alpha/beta hydrolase family protein, whose translation MKATFRSLLLFLTIACFGLTAYSEQAVHTIDTVSYDVRQPHPDWANPVDRLPYAMMSYFAEVAKIKGRKPDKQKAIDQRLAYLASDGYISGGKEDFPKEWYKHFQGGDLNRIYIDETGFRARVFINETKKTVVLAIAGTDFSDKDSILSAVYLAYGKQSGAMMNGMDLAHDLRQMYLRKGFRIEITGASQGGAIAQLAAYATDASAFVFNSQMPGQALLDIVTKDGRTHIKHAYIEGDLLNDSIHPAGFLFQNSSGVETLEIMLDDNMEDEVNNVYYRQHGGFGYYFATTPWVRHWTGTVLFVSEKLADKKFTDLYAKETGKKSAQ comes from the coding sequence ATGAAAGCAACGTTCCGGTCACTACTGTTATTTCTGACGATTGCCTGCTTCGGGCTGACAGCTTATTCAGAGCAGGCTGTCCATACAATCGATACTGTCAGCTACGATGTTCGTCAACCTCACCCGGACTGGGCAAATCCAGTTGATCGCCTGCCTTATGCGATGATGAGTTACTTCGCTGAAGTCGCCAAAATTAAGGGAAGAAAGCCTGATAAGCAGAAAGCGATTGATCAGCGTCTTGCTTACCTGGCTTCTGATGGCTACATCTCTGGGGGAAAAGAAGACTTTCCTAAAGAATGGTATAAGCATTTTCAGGGCGGTGATCTGAACCGGATTTATATCGATGAGACAGGCTTCAGAGCCAGAGTTTTTATTAATGAAACCAAAAAGACCGTTGTGCTTGCCATTGCTGGTACTGATTTTTCCGATAAAGACAGTATTTTGTCAGCGGTTTATCTGGCTTATGGAAAACAGTCAGGCGCAATGATGAATGGCATGGATCTGGCGCATGACCTAAGACAAATGTATTTACGTAAGGGGTTTCGGATAGAAATTACCGGTGCTTCTCAGGGAGGAGCCATCGCACAGTTGGCGGCTTATGCAACGGATGCTTCAGCTTTTGTATTTAATAGCCAGATGCCGGGACAGGCACTTCTGGATATTGTAACGAAAGACGGCAGAACTCATATCAAGCACGCTTATATTGAGGGCGATCTACTAAACGACAGCATCCATCCAGCAGGCTTTCTTTTCCAGAATTCGTCGGGGGTAGAAACGCTTGAAATAATGCTTGATGACAATATGGAAGATGAAGTCAACAATGTTTACTACAGGCAGCACGGCGGATTTGGTTACTACTTTGCAACGACTCCATGGGTCAGGCACTGGACAGGAACTGTTCTGTTTGTTTCTGAAAAGCTTGCCGATAAAAAATTCACTGATCTTTATGCGAAAGAAACAGGAAAAAAGAGTGCCCAATAA
- a CDS encoding YceI family protein, protein MTRLERFFAIVAFSASAFGLSMSVSANNYVIDTKGAHAFINFKISHLGYSWVHGNFTDFSGSFNFDPASPEKSQIKVNINTDSVNSSHAERDKHLRGKKFLNVSKYPEASFVSTKVESDDGKNARIYGEFTLKGVTKGIVIEAVKVGEGKDPWGGYRAGFSGTTKLSMADFDMNLGPASADIYITLEVEGVRQ, encoded by the coding sequence ATGACTCGTTTAGAAAGATTCTTTGCCATCGTTGCTTTTTCTGCATCAGCCTTTGGGCTGAGTATGTCAGTCAGTGCCAATAACTATGTGATTGATACCAAAGGAGCCCACGCCTTTATTAACTTCAAAATCAGCCACCTTGGTTACAGCTGGGTTCATGGTAACTTTACTGACTTCAGCGGCTCATTTAACTTTGATCCAGCCAGCCCGGAAAAGTCGCAGATAAAGGTCAACATTAACACCGATTCTGTTAACAGCAGCCATGCGGAACGGGATAAGCACCTGCGTGGTAAAAAGTTTCTCAATGTCAGTAAATACCCTGAAGCCTCTTTCGTCAGTACTAAAGTGGAAAGTGACGATGGCAAGAATGCCAGAATTTATGGTGAATTTACTCTGAAGGGCGTTACCAAAGGTATCGTTATTGAGGCGGTAAAGGTAGGAGAAGGTAAAGACCCATGGGGAGGTTACCGGGCAGGCTTTTCCGGGACAACCAAACTCTCTATGGCTGATTTTGATATGAACCTTGGCCCGGCATCTGCTGATATTTATATTACGCTGGAAGTGGAAGGCGTCCGACAGTAA
- a CDS encoding cytochrome b, translated as MSAWKNTTTSYGLISILIHWVSALTVFGLFGVGLYMMSLSYYDPLYQSLPWWHKSIGLALLAATIFRLVWKTINSKPAHLPEHSKTTVRLAVSAHHMIYLLLFATMTSGYLISTADGRAVSFFGWFEVPALISGISGQEDIAGDIHFYLAWSLMILAALHGLAAIKHHVIDRDQTLIRMIKPH; from the coding sequence ATGAGCGCCTGGAAAAATACAACAACAAGTTACGGCCTGATCAGCATTCTTATCCACTGGGTCAGCGCATTGACCGTTTTTGGGTTGTTTGGCGTTGGCCTGTATATGATGTCACTGTCTTATTACGACCCTTTGTATCAGTCACTTCCCTGGTGGCATAAAAGTATTGGCTTAGCCTTGCTGGCTGCCACAATTTTCAGGCTTGTGTGGAAAACCATTAATTCCAAGCCTGCTCATCTTCCGGAACACAGTAAAACAACCGTCAGGCTGGCTGTTTCTGCCCATCATATGATTTATCTTCTGCTGTTTGCCACTATGACCAGTGGTTACCTGATCAGCACCGCAGATGGTAGAGCTGTGTCGTTTTTTGGCTGGTTTGAAGTGCCTGCTCTGATTTCAGGTATCAGTGGACAGGAAGATATCGCCGGAGACATTCATTTTTATCTGGCCTGGTCACTGATGATACTGGCTGCCCTGCATGGACTGGCAGCCATTAAACATCATGTTATTGACCGGGACCAAACACTGATAAGAATGATCAAACCGCATTGA
- a CDS encoding DEAD/DEAH box helicase: MVYQLRPYQKDAVTSVIQHFRCSDDPALIVLPTGAGKSLVISELGRIARGRVLVLAHVKELVEQNHAKYESYDLKASVFSAGLGRKDADEQVVFGSVQSVVRNLDQFNDNGFTLLVIDECHRVSLEKSSSYHKVIDHLRSLNPGLKILGLTATPYRLGIGWLYQYQHSQDKDKKGTVRTTDKRFFKDCIFELPLSYMIKNQFLTPATMVDAPVVFYDFSQLSRDPFGRYSEQELNSLLKGKGRATRQIIRQVIKEAENRKGVMIFASTVDHAREILGYLPGDEAALVIGDTPGKERDAIINAFKQQKLKYLVNVSVLTTGFDAPHVDLIAILRPTESVSLYQQIIGRGLRLAPNKKDCLVIDFAGNRYNLFSPEIGSPRPDSKSVPVTVPCPACGHENSFWGVVDNDGDLVEHYGRRCQGYLEMEGERAQCDFRYRFKECDQCGAENDIAARKCHECQKPLVDPDQKLKDALNLKNCMVIRCSGMTMETDENRQGTTRIKITYYDEDGADVKEYFQLETPAQQGAFYHNFGKHALINRAEPFRADSVDNVINNRKKFRKPDFVIALKEKHYWRILDKLFDYQGAYRTADSAE, translated from the coding sequence ATGGTTTATCAACTTCGCCCTTATCAAAAAGACGCCGTTACCAGCGTTATTCAGCATTTTCGTTGTTCAGATGATCCCGCATTGATTGTGCTGCCAACCGGTGCCGGTAAAAGTCTTGTTATCAGTGAACTGGGACGAATCGCCAGAGGTCGGGTTCTGGTACTGGCTCATGTCAAAGAGCTGGTCGAGCAGAACCATGCCAAGTACGAGAGTTACGACTTAAAAGCCTCGGTGTTCAGTGCTGGCCTTGGGCGCAAGGACGCTGACGAACAGGTGGTATTTGGCAGTGTTCAATCCGTTGTTCGTAACCTTGACCAGTTTAACGACAATGGTTTTACCTTGCTGGTGATTGATGAATGCCACCGGGTTTCACTGGAGAAAAGTTCCAGCTATCACAAGGTGATTGACCACCTGCGCAGTCTTAACCCAGGGTTAAAAATCCTTGGCTTAACGGCAACGCCTTATCGTTTGGGCATTGGTTGGCTTTATCAGTACCAGCACAGTCAGGATAAGGATAAGAAAGGCACGGTTCGCACCACGGACAAACGTTTTTTTAAAGACTGTATTTTTGAGCTGCCACTGTCTTACATGATCAAAAATCAGTTTCTGACACCAGCGACCATGGTGGATGCACCCGTGGTTTTTTACGACTTCAGTCAGCTATCCCGCGACCCTTTCGGCCGCTACAGCGAACAGGAACTGAACTCACTGCTAAAAGGTAAAGGTCGGGCGACCCGGCAAATAATCAGGCAGGTGATAAAAGAGGCAGAGAATCGCAAAGGGGTGATGATTTTTGCCTCTACCGTTGACCATGCCAGAGAGATTCTGGGCTATCTGCCAGGGGATGAAGCAGCACTGGTCATTGGCGATACGCCGGGGAAAGAGCGTGATGCCATCATTAATGCGTTTAAGCAGCAAAAACTCAAGTATCTGGTGAATGTTTCTGTTCTTACTACCGGCTTCGATGCGCCTCATGTGGATCTGATTGCTATTTTACGCCCTACGGAATCCGTCAGCCTGTACCAGCAAATTATTGGCAGAGGCTTACGACTTGCGCCCAATAAAAAAGACTGTCTGGTGATCGATTTTGCTGGCAATCGCTACAACCTGTTCAGCCCGGAAATTGGCAGTCCCAGGCCCGATTCCAAAAGTGTTCCGGTAACGGTTCCCTGTCCGGCCTGTGGGCATGAAAACAGTTTCTGGGGCGTTGTGGATAACGATGGCGATCTGGTGGAGCACTATGGACGACGCTGCCAGGGTTATCTGGAAATGGAAGGTGAACGGGCGCAGTGTGATTTCCGTTATCGGTTCAAGGAGTGTGACCAGTGTGGCGCAGAAAATGATATTGCAGCCCGTAAATGCCATGAATGCCAGAAGCCACTGGTTGACCCGGACCAGAAACTCAAGGATGCACTGAACCTGAAAAACTGCATGGTGATTCGCTGTTCTGGCATGACCATGGAAACCGATGAAAACCGACAGGGCACCACCCGTATAAAAATCACCTATTACGATGAAGACGGCGCTGATGTAAAAGAGTATTTCCAGCTGGAAACCCCTGCACAGCAAGGCGCTTTCTATCATAACTTCGGCAAGCACGCCCTGATTAACCGGGCAGAACCGTTCCGCGCGGACTCCGTTGATAACGTTATTAACAACCGTAAAAAATTCAGAAAGCCAGACTTTGTAATTGCCCTGAAGGAAAAACACTACTGGCGTATTCTGGACAAGCTGTTTGATTATCAGGGGGCATACCGGACAGCAGATTCAGCGGAATGA
- a CDS encoding ComEA family DNA-binding protein, whose protein sequence is MKFFKYPSILLVATTVLALNVQADPSRLNINTASAETIDKTLVFVGQQTARKIVEYRKQYGTFNDLDDLAKVKGVSKRLARYNRNRIRFQ, encoded by the coding sequence ATGAAGTTCTTTAAATACCCATCAATCCTTCTGGTAGCTACTACTGTCCTTGCCTTAAACGTTCAGGCAGACCCATCCAGACTGAATATCAACACCGCCTCAGCTGAGACTATTGATAAAACGCTGGTATTTGTCGGACAACAAACCGCCAGAAAAATTGTCGAGTACAGAAAGCAATACGGCACTTTCAACGACCTTGATGATCTCGCCAAAGTAAAAGGAGTCAGCAAACGCCTGGCTCGGTACAACCGCAACCGTATCCGTTTCCAGTAA